The following DNA comes from Hordeum vulgare subsp. vulgare chromosome 3H, MorexV3_pseudomolecules_assembly, whole genome shotgun sequence.
aaatccagaaaaagaaAAACGCTCAAGGCTGCGGAGAAAAAGGAACGACAGTTCGATAAGAGCTACTCCTACTACTTATAATACATTACCAGTTGTGTGCCAAAATTTGGTTCAGTCAAGAGATTCTATACCCAACTTATAACAGATCTAAGGCACCTGCACAGTTCTGCATCTCCATAACAGAACTGTCACAGGTACTAAATTTAGCACAAACACAGGACCCTCAACTGTCCAGCCTTGGCAAATACAGTACTACCGAGCAAGGTAAATTTTGATCCTGTCATCCTTCCAGGCTAACCAAATTAGGCCGCAGCGGGAACCTAGTTCAGAAGGCACTCACTTATTTCTTAGCTTGAAATTGATAGCCAACCCAACATTAAACGAACCAGCAGCagaatcacacacacacacacacacacacacacagaaatCTGAACCCGAACCTCGACCTCACTTCAGATCTAAAGTGAGTGAGTGAGGCCTAAAGTGAGGGTTGAGCGGCATGGGTAAATTCAGACCACAGGGTTCTTAGATCTAATCAATTTCAAACGTTCTGTAAAAGCAGAAAACTGAACTAATGGCCACGACAAATGTCAGAAGCGGAGAAGCAACCCCGGCCCGAGGAGCAGAGAAGAGGAAAGGGTGCTTCATGGTAACGAGGCACATAACGTAAGCGTGGCAAATGGTTTACCATGAGAAGAGGAAGAGCATGAGGGCGCAGGCGCGGGAGCCCCCCGGCTTGAGCCCGCGTCCGCAGCAGAAGCACCGGCTGGCGAGCATGACGACGACCTGCGCggcggtgaggaggaggagcgcgccgaCGCCGTAGCCGGTGGCGACGTCGGAGTCGTAGACGCAGTAGTCGTACTCCTTGGCCAGATCCGGCGTCACCGTGGCCTGCGCACCATTTTGCGTCAACTGATTAATCAGCGGGGCCAGTGCTGGCTTTGGATCGCTAGATTGGTACACCAGTTGAGTTGGTAGCCAGGGCGGTCGCGAGATCAGGCGAGCGAGGTTCTGGGCGTGCAGGTGCAGGTGCAGGGCTTACCTTGCTGCGGCGCTgctcggcggcgacggcgaggccgAAGGCGATGAGGTTGAGGAGCAGGGCGGACACCTGCACGATGATGGACGCCATTGCTCTCTCTCACTCTGTCTCTTTGTTTCCTGGGTTGCTTGCTCTGCTGGGGAGGAAAGTGAGGTGTGGAGCGGGTGCCGCTATGAGCCTGAAGCGGCCGCAAGTGCTCCCTCTTGCTAGTTAAAAGGTCGCGGTTCGTGTCGGTGAGGTGAGGCGAGGCCGGCGTGGAGCTGGTGAGTGCGAGCTAGCCAGATCTGGGGTTGGTCgttcaaataaaaaataaaaaaatctggTTAGTTGGGTGGGGAGGTGAGTGAAGCGGACTGGCCACCAAAACGGAAGGTAAGGTACCGGCCTCATCTAGTATCAGGCCATCTTCGTAAAATTGCCACATAGACGATTTTGATGACATATGTCacataataaaaaaagagagagaaaatgaAATCGTATGAACTTGAAACAACGGTTCTGGCACAAGCTTCGAGGTAAGCATGATCATTTCTTCAACATTTAGTGAGCCcgcttagttattttacatacaCTCCATTAAAGAGCTTGTATGATGTGCTGTTGGCTGCTGACGTGGACATttataccaacgattgaacataTAGACCGTTGAAGATGCTTTTAGAGCATCTACATCCGTTCACCTCTCattaagagcatctctaacatgCGTCCAACCGTCGTGCGTTAAAAATATTATGCAGCATCGAAATAAGAATTTTTAGCGTGTCGGAGTACGCCGGCTCCAGCGGTCGCATCAGAGTATAGCGAACGCGCGAGGAGTCACCGCTTGCACTTTGTTCATTTTCATGAAGATAAATATGGATATTTCAagcatctttacctaataataaagaggctatcgcttctgtCGAAAAATCCGCCGCggttattttataaaaaatcccTCCTATTTTATGATAATTGTACCCGCAGTCCTCATCATAAGTCGGCCTCGAACCGGtacagagaagagaaaaaaaaacgcCTCACACTATCTCCTCGATCCCATCTCCACCTCCATCCCGCGATGCCCGCCCGACACCGCCTCGACCGGGACCGCGTCGCCGGTGCGGGAGTCCTACGCAGCCGTGCGAGCTGGGGACCGAGCGACAGCCGACACGGCTTGGGGCGAGGTCGTGGCTCACCTGGCGCTGGTGAGGCGCGTCGTGCCCGCTCGCTCGTTCCCGAGCAGAACGGCAGCAACCTGCAGCGCTGGAGATCCGCCGCGGGGGCTCGGAGCTCCGGCGACGAACGGCGACGTCGCGtgagggggggggaggggggaacgTTTCGTGGTAGCATGGATCCGGGCGCGGCTTAGCAAATCCGACGAGCGGCGGGGCTGCAGCTCCTGCAACTTTGAACAAGGCACCGAGACGTCTTGCACGTCTTGCTCGCCAAAATCCActccttctctttttttgtcGGATCTAGAGTGAATTAACGATCTATGTTTCGGTCGGGTATCCTCTACTACTGAAGTTTTACCATCATATGGTGGTGCTCGACAGCAGAGACGACAGGGATCAGTGAGTACTATCGACCAAAAATGTTCGGTTCCTAGGAGCCTAGGTGCAATCCCGGCCACAATAGCCTTGGATGGCCTGAACGGCGCAGATGAGTTCTTCTACCCAGGGAGGG
Coding sequences within:
- the LOC123445160 gene encoding uncharacterized protein LOC123445160, which encodes MASIIVQVSALLLNLIAFGLAVAAEQRRSKATVTPDLAKEYDYCVYDSDVATGYGVGALLLLTAAQVVVMLASRCFCCGRGLKPGGSRACALMLFLFSWLTFLVAAACLLAGSVRNAYHTRYRGIFNGDPLSCETLRKGVFAAGAAFTFFTAILSEFYYISYSKSRDAAGGAPYGGSTIGMGTYS